ATGACCAAATTAGGGTTAAGAGATTGGATTTTAGTATTAACATTAGTACCAACCTTGATCATCGGGTTACTGCTAAGTGGCTATTTTACACTAAATCGTTATTTGGATCTGAATGATTTATTGATTGAGCAAGGCACCAACATCATCGAGCCTCTCGCCATCGCTACAGAGTATCCCTTATTCACACAAAATAAACCGCAACTGAGTCGCTTAGTAAGCCAAAGCCATAATAAACATACCCCCCTGATTAAAAGCATTGCGGTTTTCAATCACCACAAAGAACTCATTGTAACCAGTAACTATCATAAACAATTCGATTTACTGATCCCTAGTATTGAACAAACAACTCACCAGACACTCAGTCAAAAAATTACCGACGACTACATTATTTTTACTCTCCCAATCTTTGACACTGCCCGTGATAATGATCCGTTTCAGTTTAATGACTCAGCAGCACTGAAAGGTTACTTAATCATTCAAATGAATAAAGATTTTGCTGTGATAGGCCAACAAAAAGCGCTGTTAGTCAGCCTAGCGATTATTATTTTAGCGTTATTTATTAGCTTTTATTTGGCGATTCGATTTAGCCGCATCTTCTTAAACCCAATTGGTAAGTTAGTCTTCGCTATCGACAAATTAAAAGAAGGTGAACAAGATACCTCTTTACACGAGCCAATGAAGGGTGAGTTTGAGTTACTTCGCCGCGGCCTCAACAGCATCGCTCATAATATGGTGCTGCAAAAAGATGAAATGCAAAAACACATTGATCAAGCAATTAGTGATTACCGCGAAACACTTGAGCAATACGAAACGCAAAACATCCAACTCAACATCGCTAAAAAAGAAGCGCAAGATGCAAACCGGGTCAAATCAGACTTCCTAGCTAAAATGAGTCATGAACTACGAACGCCATTAAACGGTGTCGTGGGCTTCACTCGTCAGCTCTACAAAACACCTTTAAACAAACACCAAAAAGATTACCTAGATACGATAGAGCTTTCGGCAAATAGTTTGTTGGCCATTATTAGCGACATCCTCGACTTTTCAAAACTAGAAGCGGGTGCGATGGATCTTGAAAATATCCATTTCCAACTTCGTGACACTATAAATGAAGTCCTCACATTATTGGCTCCTTCAGCCCATGATAAAAATTTAGAATTGTCGATTAATATCGCCGAGCAAGTGCCCGATAACTTAGTCGGTGATCCGACCCGTTTCAAACAAGTCATGATTAACCTAATCAGTAACGCGATTAAATTTACCGAGTCAGGGCATGTATTAATCGATATTGATTGCCGTCAGCTTGCCGTCAACCAAGTCTCTGTATTTGTAGCTATTAATGATAGCGGTATCGGGATCAGTGCAGATAAGCAAGACGCCTTATTTTCAGCTTTTGGACAAGCAGATTCCAGTATCACTCGCAAATTTGGTGGAACAGGGCTTGGATTAATTATTACCAAGCACTTAGTCGAAGCGATGGGGGGAAAAATATCGCTCAACTCTGCTGTAGGAAAAGGCAGCTGTTTTACCTTTAATGCAATTTTAAGCTTACCTAAACGAACATATAGCGATAACCTGCCCTATCACTCCCTAGAACAAAAACGAATTCTCTATTTTGAAACCCATCGCCATACCCATGAAGCCACCGCAGCTCTGCTTGAACAGTGGAACATGGCCGTCACGTCCTGCTTAAGTTTAGCCGACTTAGAGCAAGCATTAGACAGCGATTTTAGTTTCGACATCGCAATACTCGGTCATGCTGCATCCTTAGATAACATGAATGAAATCAAATCATTGGTTACTCGTGTCAGACCACATTGTGATTATTTATATCTAATGGTTAATACCGTTTCACATAATATGCGAGAAGCATTTATTGGCACGGGTGCCGATGCATGTTTAAGTAAACCGTTAAATCATCGTAAACTATGCGAGAGCCTCGCTGCCCCTTACCGGCTTGATCATCCTAGTATTCATATTCCAGAGCAAACACAAAAAGTACTGCCAATTAAAGCCTTAGTTGTCGATGATAATGATGCAAACTTAAAGCTAATGTGCACATTACTCGAAGAACAAATCGAATTTATTGATACTGCTCATAATGGCGCACAAGCACTGAGTCTCGCCAAAACCCATAAATACGACTTAATTTTCCTAGATATTCAAATGCCCATCATGGATGGAGTAACGGCATGCAAGTTAATTATTGAAAGTAGTATTAATGAATCGACTCCTATTATCGCTGTGACAGCCCATGCGCTCGCTGGCGAAAAAGAGCAATTACTAAAAGTTGGGTTTAAAAATTATCTTACCAAGCCCTTAGATGAAGAAATGCTGCGTCAAACAATCCATGAATATAGCCCAGATTCCACGCCAAATAACAAAAGCAGGACAGAGCCAAAACAAACATCAGAATCTAAACCCCCATTTTCGAGTAAACGCATCGATTGGGCGCTTGCTCTGCAGCGTGCTGGCGGCAAAATAGATTTAGCTCATGAGATGCTTAATATGTTGCTCTTAAGTGTGCCTGAAACGCTCAATGAGCTACGCTGTGCAAATGAAAAAATGGATCAACAACAGGTGCTCAATGTTGTTCATAAATTCCATGGAGCATGCTGCTACACTGGCGTACCAAAACTGAAGCATTTAGCTGAAACGATCGAAACTGCCCTCAAAGAAGGTCAAGATCTGAGTTATATAGAACCTGAGTTATTTGAACTAGAAGATGAACTGGTGAATTTACTCGCCGATGCGCAAAAAGAAGAAATAAGTCCGTTATAAATTTAAGTATTTCACTTAAATACAGTGTTCATAAAAAAGGTTTCAACAGAAACCTTTTTTATGAACACTGTATTATTAAGCAAAGCTGTTGCTACAAACGTGCTTCAATCATTAGGCGCTTCATATCTCTAACGGCTTTGTCTAAACCATCAATTGCCGCTCGGGCAACAATCGCATGGCCGATGTTTAGCTCGTAAAGCTCTTCAATGGCCGCTATTGGTTTCACGTTGTGGTAATTCAAGCCATGCCCAGCATTGACAATCAAGCCAAGTTCGACGGCTAATTTTACCCCAGCTTTAATCCGCTCAAGCTCTTCAAGTTGCAGCTCATCGGTCTGTGCATCGGCATACGCACCAGTATGGATTTCAATATATGGCGCATGTACAGCAGCACAAGCTTTTAACTGGATCGGATCAGCATCAACAAACAACGACACTTTAATGCCTGCTCCAGCCAAGCGGCTCACAGCATCAGCGATTTTAGCTTGATTACCCGCGACATCTAATCCGCCTTCGGTGGTTAAC
The genomic region above belongs to Pseudoalteromonas ulvae UL12 and contains:
- the barA gene encoding two-component sensor histidine kinase BarA; this translates as MTKLGLRDWILVLTLVPTLIIGLLLSGYFTLNRYLDLNDLLIEQGTNIIEPLAIATEYPLFTQNKPQLSRLVSQSHNKHTPLIKSIAVFNHHKELIVTSNYHKQFDLLIPSIEQTTHQTLSQKITDDYIIFTLPIFDTARDNDPFQFNDSAALKGYLIIQMNKDFAVIGQQKALLVSLAIIILALFISFYLAIRFSRIFLNPIGKLVFAIDKLKEGEQDTSLHEPMKGEFELLRRGLNSIAHNMVLQKDEMQKHIDQAISDYRETLEQYETQNIQLNIAKKEAQDANRVKSDFLAKMSHELRTPLNGVVGFTRQLYKTPLNKHQKDYLDTIELSANSLLAIISDILDFSKLEAGAMDLENIHFQLRDTINEVLTLLAPSAHDKNLELSINIAEQVPDNLVGDPTRFKQVMINLISNAIKFTESGHVLIDIDCRQLAVNQVSVFVAINDSGIGISADKQDALFSAFGQADSSITRKFGGTGLGLIITKHLVEAMGGKISLNSAVGKGSCFTFNAILSLPKRTYSDNLPYHSLEQKRILYFETHRHTHEATAALLEQWNMAVTSCLSLADLEQALDSDFSFDIAILGHAASLDNMNEIKSLVTRVRPHCDYLYLMVNTVSHNMREAFIGTGADACLSKPLNHRKLCESLAAPYRLDHPSIHIPEQTQKVLPIKALVVDDNDANLKLMCTLLEEQIEFIDTAHNGAQALSLAKTHKYDLIFLDIQMPIMDGVTACKLIIESSINESTPIIAVTAHALAGEKEQLLKVGFKNYLTKPLDEEMLRQTIHEYSPDSTPNNKSRTEPKQTSESKPPFSSKRIDWALALQRAGGKIDLAHEMLNMLLLSVPETLNELRCANEKMDQQQVLNVVHKFHGACCYTGVPKLKHLAETIETALKEGQDLSYIEPELFELEDELVNLLADAQKEEISPL
- the pdxJ gene encoding pyridoxine 5'-phosphate synthase; its protein translation is MKDILLGVNVDHIATLRQARGTTFPDPAHAASVAEHAGADGITIHLREDRRHIQDRDVHVMSKTIQTRMNLEIAVTEEMINLALEVKPAYVCLVPEKREELTTEGGLDVAGNQAKIADAVSRLAGAGIKVSLFVDADPIQLKACAAVHAPYIEIHTGAYADAQTDELQLEELERIKAGVKLAVELGLIVNAGHGLNYHNVKPIAAIEELYELNIGHAIVARAAIDGLDKAVRDMKRLMIEARL